The DNA segment aattttccaccaaacagttgcattttcaaaaatatttttgcaactttgaacaaagaaatgaattttcaagataatatttgaattattaaacaacaacattaattttttacgaagagatgaattttcaataaaaaagtaaagttttcaagctaaaaagtcaaattttttagaaaaattaaaaaattaattacgaaaaaatgaacttttaacgaaaatatcaattttcaaccaaggaagaccTTTTCTAgctataaagtttaattttagatctaaaattatgaattttctgcctaaaaagaaaaattttcaacaaagtagtccagttttcgaccaaaaaatatgattttttaaataaaattgttgaattttcaataaaataattatattttcatcagaatatttaagttttcagccaaaaagcaTGAATTCAGATCCcaaaatataatactagacttttcaattaaaatcatacatttttttcaaaattcagtatTTTCCGAATgagtgtcattttttaaaaataaataaagcaaaacactgcaaaataacaaaattttgaaacgtaaagttcaatttttcactaaaaaatatcaatttaaaaaaatgaaatagttaaactttcagctgaaaaaattaattagaaaaaagcggattttcaataaaatagtataattttcagccaaagtgatgaatttgagattaaaaatatgaatatttaattttttgtaaggaATAGAACAAAAtatagcaaaataaattaattttgataccaatagttcagtttttcactaaaaatatcaattaaacaaaatgggatagttaaactttcatatgaaaaaattaatttaaaaaaagcggattttcaacaaaatagtataattttcagtcaaagtgatgaatttgagattaaaaatacgaatattcaactggaatagttaaattttaaaccaaaaagatgaacttttaaacaagaacattaattttcgaataaaaagattaatgttctacaaaatatatgaatttttaacgaaatattggaattttcagtCAACGTGAtgaatttgagattaaaaatacgaatattcaactggaatagttaaattttaaaccaaaaagatgaacttttaaacaagaacattaattttcgaataaaaagattaatgttctacaaaatatatgaatttttaacgaaatattggaatttttaattaaggtagacaaattttcaacaaatagtttaattttgaactgtaaaaaaaataatttgaaagcaaGTTTAAcagtcttttaaaaagaaaacaaacaaaaaatgaatcattACCTGAAatggctgaattaaaaaaaaaaaagagtaattaaatttttagtcaaaaaactaatgttaaccaaagagatgaatttttaaaataaaattatggaatattcaactaaaataaaaacatccaaagaagaaaagttttcaatcaaacagctaattttttaagcaaagaaataaatttttaagtaaaactatcaatcatcaacaaaaagaaattaagttttaacaaagaaatttaacttttaaacaaatacttttatttacaacctaagagataaatattttattggaatacttaaatttttaaccgaaaagaatttttaaagaagaaaattaactttaaaagaaatggTTCATTTTCATGCTTTcatgcaaattgttgaattttcaactaaaaatcgaatCGTTAGattttaagttagagaaattaattttcaaccaaactgatgaattttaatctaaaatgatgaatcattaactgaaataattgaactttatgttgaaagagttgaattttaatttcaaaaagataaattgattttcaaaaaaatgtagttacATTTAGAATcagagacaaattttaaattaaacgatgaatcttcaaccaaaagaaatcaatttttaacaaaagaatctatcttttaaacaaatacttttatttataatctgagagataatttttcaattaatatgataaatattcaaatggaatatttgaattttcaaacaagaagattaactttagcAGAAAAGGATCATTTTCCTGCTTTcatgcaaaatttttgaattttcaactaaaaaaggaatcgttagattttcagttaaagaaattaatttccaaccaaactgatgaattttgaactaaaaatgacgaattatcaactgaaaatacttgaattttatgccgaaaagattaatttccaaccataaaaatgaatttttaacaaaaaaatttgaattttaaccgcaaatagtggaattcttagctaaaaaaaaggttaattcgcaacaaacattgaaacaaaattatctattataattcagaaaaatttcccctttgaaatactacttctcTAAAAAgaacttgaactattttctttattttttcaattttgaaaagggattttatcaattttgagaaattctgatttggaaccgGCAAATTCagggtcatttcccgattttccggTCAAATCGCCACCCTCTAATGATCAATTTCAATTAAGTTTTGCTTTTTTAGCAAGAGCTTTCTGCAATAAATCCTCTACGTGATTATTTCTCTTCAAGACAACATGCGGCACTAAGGACATTTTTCTAGAGAAATCCGGTCGAGATCGTAGCAAGGAAATTTCTTTGGGCGATTCTGGTTGAGAGCAAAAGACGTATTCACTTCTGGGAGATCCGTAAGCACTAGTACTGGCTTCAGAAATAATCTCACTCGAAACTTCGTATTCGAGATCAAAATAGAGCCTCTCACTCTGCAATTTCTTCTTCAAGCGCCTCTCCTGTCGCCGTTTTGTGTCCTCGAATAAATCTCTGCCCGTAAGATTCATATGCTCCTGATATAATTCTGTGTTTACAAAATGTTGGATCATCGCAAGAGCGGCTTCTTTATCGAAGGGCTTATCAGGCTTGGCCTGTTGCGAATTGTTCCGATTAGCTGAAAATCCAGAGTCCTGAGaaatttcaacttcaatctgAAATGTTTCTTCAAAAAGGTCAGCGGAAATAGATGTCATTTGGGTCTTTCGGGCAACATTTTCTTCCAGAGATGATTCTGGGCAAAGAGGATTCTTCACTTGTTTTAAGACGGGGATTTCAGAGACCTTTTTAGAATTTGGTTTCCTCCGTCTTGAGGATTTCATTATACCGATACGGCAAGGccttttctttttgtattttcccTGGGATATCttctcgaaaattttattatcacaGCGAGAAAAGAAACTATACTTTTCGAGTCGTTCTTTAATCGTTAGGGGTATTGTTGATTTAGCTTGCTCGAGGCTCTTTTTTACTTGCTCGGTGTAGTTGACTCTATGGTAGACAAGcttaaaataaaagtcaaataaGTAAAGTAAT comes from the Belonocnema kinseyi isolate 2016_QV_RU_SX_M_011 chromosome 6, B_treatae_v1, whole genome shotgun sequence genome and includes:
- the LOC117175027 gene encoding uncharacterized protein LOC117175027: MIDDSPETFSYYQLGGKSQVPIRYHVTFFYDTPSRAWLTPSCIEPLKQDDAIQPGKRKRLVYHRVNYTEQVKKSLEQAKSTIPLTIKERLEKYSFFSRCDNKIFEKISQGKYKKKRPCRIGIMKSSRRRKPNSKKVSEIPVLKQVKNPLCPESSLEENVARKTQMTSISADLFEETFQIEVEISQDSGFSANRNNSQQAKPDKPFDKEAALAMIQHFVNTELYQEHMNLTGRDLFEDTKRRQERRLKKKLQSERLYFDLEYEVSSEIISEASTSAYGSPRSEYVFCSQPESPKEISLLRSRPDFSRKMSLVPHVVLKRNNHVEDLLQKALAKKAKLN